Part of the Cydia pomonella isolate Wapato2018A chromosome 5, ilCydPomo1, whole genome shotgun sequence genome is shown below.
CAATGGCAGGATGTGACATGTGTGTCACCCCTACATTCACAATCGACCTTCCTTGCATTGAATATGTGAGGTTTAATCTAATTAATCTTCTACCGGTCTGCGATGGTAGCACGGTCACATTTTTAGCGCCTGtcgccatgtctgtcacgttctcacaagtatgtaagtgcgaaagtgacaggcgtaaaaaatgcaaccatgctgccaccgctggtctgATTGATTGATCCTATGATTACCAAGACAGTTAAATCGTCTTTAGAAAAAATTCTTCTATATTCTGTTGTGATGTACGATGTACTCAGTGCTTGTGGGTCATTATAAGTAGTATGTATCTTATCGCAAGTACTAACTTGACACAATTAACGTATCATTCCATTGTTATACAAGATACTAGGCAAGAAAATAAAGTTATGAGTCACCATCATCTTATACAATTCGATTTCCACCATATCTACAGGAGAAAAGTTGCGTTTTACTGACAGCATCGTTTATAATATAACagagaaataagtaaattaagAGTATATATGGAGTGGATTATTTATATAGTAGGTATGGTTTCAAATTTCTCTAGGTAAATTTCTGGATAGAATCTTACCTCATAAGTACTTGTGACATGCTTTGCTAACAGCTGTGTGATAAATCTGAaagttgtttttcttttgttccaGCCAATAAACAACGCGGACTTCGTCGTACCGGTCGAAATTGACGGCTCCGTGCACCAAGTATACGTCCTCAAGCGACCGCACGTCGACGAGTTCCTGCGGCGGTGTGGCGAGCTGTACGAGTGCGTGCTGTTCACCGCCTCGCTCGCCAAGTACGCGGACCCCGTGGCCGACCTGCTGGACCGGTGAGTCTAGTGTCCGTGTACCAAGTGTACTGAAGCGACACGTCCAGCTCCTGCGGCGGTGCGAGCTGTACGAGTGCGTGCTGTTCACCGCCTGGCTGACCAAGTACGCGGACCCCGTGGCCGATCTGCTGGACCCGTGAGTCTAGTGTCCGTGTACCAAGTGTACTGAAGCGACACGTCCAGCTCCTGCGGCGGTGCGAGCTGTACGAATGCGTGCTGTTCACCGCCTGGCTGGCCAAGTACGCGGACCCCGTGGCCGACCTGCTGGACCGGTGAGTCTAGTGTCCGTGCACTGAGTGTACTGAAACACGGCGAGCTGTACGAGTGATTGCTGTTTACCGCCTCGCTCGCCAAGTACGCGTACCCCGTGGCCGATCCTCTCGACTAGTTAGGACACTTTAGGTAGATTCCGTGTCTCCGAAGGCACTCAAATTACAGATGGTTAGGACCGTTTGATCCCGAACTCTTGGCAATCGGTCTTGTTTAGGTTTAACTACTGATTTCCACCTCAATGGTTAGATACGAAGCTTGGGGTGGACTTCAGCGCGACGATTAAGTGAGTGGTCGCTTGTATATAGAATCCCCGCAAGGCTAAAGTTACCCGATTATCTTTATTGTTCCAGATGGGGCGTGTTCCGAGCGCGCCTGTTCCGGGACAGCTGCGTGTTCCACCGCGGCAACTACGTGAAGGACCTTAACAGCCTGGGCCGAGATCTACGGCGCGTCGTAATAGTCGACAACTCGCCCGCCTCCTACATATTCCACCCGGACAACGCAGTGAGTAGATCAACGTGACTTAGTGTTATGAGAACCCTATCATATCTTATTATATTGGAATATCCTGTAGCTGTACCTACCACGGTTAATATTTGTCCCCCATCTAACTGAATCAGAGGAAGCTAAATAACAGTACTCTGAATTGTTTGGGCTCACTTGTGTAACCGCTGTTCTGAGCAGTAACGCACAgttaattacattaaataatattgaataaagTACTCCGTTTTGTATTCCGCTTTGATGTCCGTTTTTGCATtaaccgcaaaaaaaaaaaaactcacaaaTATTGCCTTTATACGTATTAGGCGTATTTCCAAGGCAAACAATATTACCCGATATTGTTAAGGGATAAATCACTAAGTAAGCACGTAAACTAACTCTGTTCTTGCCCTTGAACTGCATGCCTCACATTTTATTGCCACAATAACACTAGAACCCACACGAAACCCTATAAAGTCTGTACCATCCACTCTTAATTGAACAATTCATGAGCCTTATCTCATAGGCATAAGACCTACCATTGGTTAGTTAAAAGATATCATTATCTTAGTACTTCGACGTGGGTGATCTAGACAAACCGCAAACGTGGCTACGTCATAGTCAGAGTAAATAGATAACGCTCTAGATAGTGCCACAATGAATCGTGTGACAAAGACATTGTCCATATGGCGATAAGTGACAATTGTTATAATGATGAGTAAGTTgatgtttgaataaattatatCCTCCTAAGGCGCAGCCGTACAAGACAAAAATCCAAAAGTATAGAAAAcagttgattttgttttgttttaaaatttaaccgAACAAAACAAATGCAGCTCTGTTCCAATGagaatgatttaaatttcatcgaattgaataagtcctataCAGGTAGGACCGCGATCTTGAGGATAATATGCATTAATACATATGGGATTTAAAACTACGCGTCTCTTGAGAAATTAGTCCATCGCTATTCGATATCTCTCACTGGTCGGACAGATGCAAGTAGAACAGCGCGAGAAAATGAGAAGcctgtttttattattgttcGGACAATATATCTTTTATTCTATTGCTGAGCTCGCCTTGACCAAGGAGAGATAAACCAGGCGCCATCAATAGAGTTGACACGGAGTGATTTGGTAAAAAAACACGCGTTTGTGGGAACGTTCTCATGTTCTAATCACATCTATTGTCTATTGACGCGCTAATACGTATTTAGCTAGACAGGTTACTgattcttgtatatattataggttGAATacaattgacattgacattaaaTCAAGTTAGAGTTGAAAACATCTTTACCTACTGGCCTTGGccgatatttttaatttagttacgTTACctacatttgtttatttaactaagacacaaatatcatttaaaaacgctcaattaatagtagtttatgtgactgctacataataaatggcattaaaatacacgagtgtgggtttaagaaacgaacgaagtgagtttcttaaaaagatcacacgagtgttttaatgcctaattatgtacagttacatacactattttatctacaacatattataaactttctatgaaatattcactaacccaacgACCTTCGAAAAATGGCGGGACACAtctggatgcgactagcccaggaccgggataagtggcgtaggtacacgaagagaggcctatgctcagcagtgggcgattggaggctaaaaatgatgatgatgatgattcactaacccaaattacagcctccgttaggGCATCGTTGCCAAATCGAATCGAAAcacgcggatatgtggtggcgtcaccgaaatattttcatcgcttattttacacgaaatttgtactatagttaccttaaaaacaacaaaacatattcattttgtataataaactgtacgtcaaatggcggtaaatgaaaacttttttcacgcatgtactttttttttaattcagagacaaattAGAGtcaggggcctatttccgtatcattcgatacaaactaatatgcgagatatgtcaaaattgtatgcaattgacatttcatttcgaacaaaaagtcatctcgactgatattagaatagaggtcaaatcgaattgctttttttcagagatgttccaaatttgaatgcataaccaaatcaattttgatgtatttatGAACTACATtaccacagataagaaatttgttgtaacaaaacagtttatcgtaatgttggccattatttacggattttgaaggcatcatagagggtttatgatatgtgtgtagataaaccAATTAATTTATTCTCAAACACATGACAATTTGATATTACGCTACGACTATATCCAATCCTATAATTATCCTATATAACTTTACtactaacaaaatttaaaaatacattagataaaaaaaaaaaaacttatataaatcactttttcttcctcgcgttgtcccggcatttttgccacggctcatgggagcctggggcccgcttgacaactaaacccaagatttggcgtaggcactagtttttatgaaagcgactgccatctgaccttccaacccagagggtaaactaggctttgttgggattagtccggtttcctcacgatgttttccttcaccgaaaagcgactggtaaatatcaaatgatatttcgtacataagttccgaaaaactcattagtacgtgccggggtttgaacccgcgacctccgaattgcaagtcgcatgctcttaccgctaggccaccagtgcttcaCTTATATAAATCACAAATCAAAACTATTTAACTAACCTAAAACCCGATCATGCTTAGTCCAAGTCTCCATCATACTTGCAGCTTTGCCACGCTGTATGGCGAAGGAGACTTGTCGGACAAGCCAAAACCCAGAATGGGGATCGATCCTTCTCcaatatataaatgaaataaaattaaaaattgttgtCGAGTCCGTTCGACCCTGGGGCTTCCCATTACTTCGTAGCTAATAAATTAATCTATTTAGGACtcacaataattatatttttaacaatcTAGTTTCGTTTTGTAAGTCATAACTGGACGTAAGGTTTACAATTATGTCTTCCGCAACGATTTAGGATCCTAAGATAACATTTTAACACGCCTCTTATTTACCAGGTACCCGTCGCGTCGTGGTTCGACGACATGACAGACTCAGAACTGTTGGACTTGATACCGTTTTTCGAGAAACTGAGCAAGGTGGACAGTGTATACACAGTGTTGCGCAATTCCAACCACCCGTACAATCCCACGCAGAACAACTCGCCGAGCACATAGCCCGGCCCGccggcgcgccgcgcccgcaaGGAGCGGCAGCGGGCCGCGCGAGATGCGCGAGTCCTGCGCGAGTTGCGCAACATGCGCATGCAGGTGCGCGAGT
Proteins encoded:
- the LOC133517613 gene encoding carboxy-terminal domain RNA polymerase II polypeptide A small phosphatase 1, with translation MDASSIITQVSRDDEQLNNYGSDRGSSPGGQHSEGDGTPVSSTPLGSKKSGGGGFLRSLLCCWRGGRGKGPPGNGTNSVDGRASPPLLIMADHAPRPLLPPIRHQDMHKKCMVIDLDETLVHSSFKPINNADFVVPVEIDGSVHQVYVLKRPHVDEFLRRCGELYECVLFTASLAKYADPVADLLDRWGVFRARLFRDSCVFHRGNYVKDLNSLGRDLRRVVIVDNSPASYIFHPDNAVPVASWFDDMTDSELLDLIPFFEKLSKVDSVYTVLRNSNHPYNPTQNNSPST